GCTCTTCGCCGCCGCGGCGTTCCTCTACTTCGTCCGCGACGTAGTGTTCGGGCTCTCGATTACGGTCAAAGCCGTCTTGCTGTTGCTGGCGTTCGTCGGCTTCTTCGTGGCCGGCGTGGCGGTCCAGCGCGACGTGCTCGACGTGGTCGGGTTCGCGCTGTCGGGCATCGCCTACGTCGTCTTCGTCGGCTACGTCGTCGTCCGGTACGACCCCGGGGAGACCGGTACCTTCCTCCTGCTCGCCGCTTCGGCCGCCGTGTTCCTCGGCCTCGGCTACGTCCTCCGGATGCGCGAGCTGACGGTATCACGCCGGACAGCCACCGCCGTCGTCGCCGCCCTCGTGGTCCTGGGTACGGTGTTCGTCGGCGTCGACGCCGTCGGTGGTGGCGTGACCTACGACCTCGAGACGGAATCGTCGGTCACCGTCGAGCCGCCGACGCGAGTCCCGGACCGGGGGTACGTGTCGACGGAAGTCACCGTCGGCACGGTCACCGCGAGCAACGAGTTCGTGTTCACGAGAGCCTTCGACCTCCCGTCGTTGCGCGGGTGTCTGCTCGGCGTCGAGGACCCGCCGAACCGGGAGTTCTGGGTCGGGTACGAGTCCGCGGCCTTCGATCAGGGGAGCATCATCCGCGGGCAGACGACACGTACCTTCGACGTCCGGGCTGACGTGCTGGTCGACGCCAACCAGACCGAACCGGTGACCTACGCGGTCGAACGGGATGCAGACTGCGAGGGCGAGCGGTCGTCACCGACGCTCGTGGTATGGGTCGTAGACGACCGGAACTGAGTCAGCGCGAGCGTGCAGCCGGGACGACGCTGGCTCCGGTCAGTACGCGTACAGCGAGACGATGTACGGCAGTTTGTTGTACATCCAGATAGCCAGCGGGAGGCCCACGATAGTCAGCGAGAGGGTGTAGGCGACGCCCATCCAGACACCGCTGGCCCACCAGCCGACGAAGACGAACCACACCGCCCGGACGAGCAGTGGGTACTGGGCCCCGCGCCCGCTCTCGACGACCAGTGGGTCGCGCCGCTTGAGCGTCAGGACCAGCGGGACCTTGTTTATCATCATGATGCCCAGCGGAATGCCGATGATAGTGACGTTCAACAGCCACGCGACGGAGAGCCAGATGCCGGTCGCCCACCAGCCGACCAGCAGGAACCACACCGCGCGGACGACAAGGGAGGGTTGGTCGCTCATGGCTGAAGTAGTCGGTCGGTCGGCATCAGCCTTCTGTCCGCAGAACGAGGTCAGATTATCAGCGAGACCGCTCGCTACTCCTCCAGGGCTCCCGCTGGTCGCCGTTCCGGGACGAGGGCCGCTCCCTCCGGTCGCGCCCCTCGCTACTCCTCGAAAATAAACGTCCCGTCCTCCTGGACGCGTTCGCCGTCGACCTCGATGTACGAGTCCTCGCTCATGTCGACGATCATGTCGACGTGGACGGCCGACTCGTTCTGTTCGTTCTCCTCGCCCACCGTGTCCTCGTACGCGCGACCGACCGCCATGTGGACGGTGTCGCCCATCTTCTCGTCGAACAGCATGTTGTACGTGAAGCGGTCGATGTCACGGTTCATCCCGATACCCAGCTCGCCCAGGTAGCGAGCGCCCTCGTCGGTGTCCAGCACCTCGGTCAACAGGGCTTCGTTCTTCTCGGCGCTGTGGGAGACGACCTGCCCGTTCTCGAACCGCAGCGAGACGCCGGTGATCTCGCGGCCCTGGTGGTACAGCGGCTTGTCGAACAGCACCTCGCCCTCGACGCTGTCGGCGACGGGGGCGGTGAAGACCTCGCCACCGGGGAGGTTGCGCTCGCCGTAGTCGTTGAGCGTCGGGTTGCCCGCGACGGACATCCGCACGTCGGTGGTGTCACCGGAGACGATGTGGACCTCGTCGGCCGGGTCGAGGATGTCGACCATCTGGGACTGGTGTTCCTTCACGGCGTCCCAGTCTTTGTTGACGGCGTCCCAGACGAAGTTCTCGTAGCCCTCGGTGGACATCTGGGCCAGTTGCGCGTTCGCGGCCGCGGGGTACTGGGTGAGACACCACGGCTTCGAGAGGCGTTCGTCCAGCAGCGGGCGCTGGGCCTGCGAGTAGGCCGCGTTGGTCTCGGGGTCGACGTCGCTGGTCTCCGTGACGTTGGCGCTGCCCCGGATGGCGATGTACGCGTCCATCTCCTCGTAGAGGGCCATGACGTGGCTGGGCGTCTCGAACTCCTCCCGGTTGCGCAGGTACGCGCGGGTGTAGCGCTCGCCGAGCCGGTCCTGGACGACCAGCGGGTTGACCCCGCGGTCGGCGGCCAGTTCGTGGAGCGCGACCACGAGGTCCTCGGAGACCGGGTGGGCGTCGATGACGAGGTTGTCGCCCTCGCTCAGGTCCAGCGAGTGGTCGACGACGACAGAAGCGTGTTCGCGGATACGCGAGTCCATACGACATACATCGCCGACGGCCCCAAACAGCTTTCGTCCGCGGCTACTTTCTGCTGCCGTCCAGGCCCTCCTTGAAGCCGGTGACCGTGCGCCGGAGCATCAGATACATGAAGAAAAAGAACCCGAGCACGGCGGCGAGGATGGCGTAGGTCATGAGTTCGGCCATACGCACCGTTGTCGGCGGCGGGGCAAAGAAGTTTCGGCAGTTCGTGATAGCAGGGCTGAAACGCCCGAATTCGATAGGTAAAATCGGACTTTGAGTGATATGTGTAAGAGCCGTCGTAGTTTGGACAACACTCATATGCACATAGTACATATGCAGAAGCATGTCGTTGCTGCCCTCTCGGGACCCGGCGATACCGGACGCCGAGCCCAGAGTCATCGGGGTCGACAGCGAAGATGCAGACGACGTGTTGTCGGCCCTCTCGGCAGGGACTGCGCGGAAGCTACTGTCGGAGCTCAACCGCGAACCCGCACCGCCGGGCGAGCTGGCCGACCGCGTCGACACCTCGCTGCAGAACGCGCAGTACCACCTGAAGAAGCTCAAGAAGGCCGGTGCCGTCGAGATCGTCGACACCGCGTACTCCGAGAAAGGCAGAGAGATGGACGTCTACGCGCCGGCGAATCAGCCGCTCGTCATCTGTGCCGGCGACGAACAGGAGACTTCGGGGCTGCGGGCCGCGCTGGCGAACTTCCTCGGCGGCCTCGCCATCGTCGGGTTCGCGAGCCTGCTCGTCCAGCAGGTCTTCGGGGCCAGCCTGTTCGGTGGCCCGACGGTCCAGAGCGGGAGTGCGGACACGGTCAGTCAGAACCCGAGTTTCTACCTGGACGACGGGGCCGTCGCCGACGGCGGGACCGAGACCGCAGTCGGCGCGATAGACGCCGCCACACAGGGCGGCACGGCGGCCGTGAGCGGACTCTCCCCGGGCCTGGCGTTCTTCGCCGGCGGCGCGTTCGTCCTCGTCGCGCTCGTCGCCATCTGGTACGTCCGATAATCACAGTGGCTCGAGTGTTTAGCGGCCCGCTCAGACCTCGCGCGTGACTTCTGAGTACGTCGTGCCGTCCGGGGCGCGCAGTTTCGCCCGGAGGAGCCCGCGCTCGACGGCGAGTTCGGCGTGTGCGGGCCGGTAGCGCCGCGGGTCGGCGTAGGACCCCGGATTCACCAGCAGTCGGCCGCCGAGGTCCGAGAGCGTGGGTCGGTGTGAGTGACCCACGACGACGACGTCAGCGGCTTCCTGTCGGGCGAGCAGGCCCAGGGCCGTCTCCGAGTGCTCGTGCCCGTGGACGACGAGCACCCGGAGGCCGCGCCACGGGAGTGTCGCGACGTCGGTGAGGCGGTCCCGGACCCCCGAAGTGTCGTTGTTGCCGTACACGGCTGTGAGCGACCGCGCCTCATGCTCGACGGCGTCGAGGACGCGCTCGGTCGTGAAGTCACCCGCGTGGACGACTGCCTCGGCGCCA
This DNA window, taken from Haloarcula ordinaria, encodes the following:
- a CDS encoding metallophosphoesterase — protein: MLTVVSDTHGIDSHRLEGRTLAAVRGAEAVVHAGDFTTERVLDAVEHEARSLTAVYGNNDTSGVRDRLTDVATLPWRGLRVLVVHGHEHSETALGLLARQEAADVVVVGHSHRPTLSDLGGRLLVNPGSYADPRRYRPAHAELAVERGLLRAKLRAPDGTTYSEVTREV
- a CDS encoding YccF domain-containing protein, yielding MSDQPSLVVRAVWFLLVGWWATGIWLSVAWLLNVTIIGIPLGIMMINKVPLVLTLKRRDPLVVESGRGAQYPLLVRAVWFVFVGWWASGVWMGVAYTLSLTIVGLPLAIWMYNKLPYIVSLYAY
- a CDS encoding DUF1109 domain-containing protein, with protein sequence MDFDIDSGKLLYALGVLFAAAAFLYFVRDVVFGLSITVKAVLLLLAFVGFFVAGVAVQRDVLDVVGFALSGIAYVVFVGYVVVRYDPGETGTFLLLAASAAVFLGLGYVLRMRELTVSRRTATAVVAALVVLGTVFVGVDAVGGGVTYDLETESSVTVEPPTRVPDRGYVSTEVTVGTVTASNEFVFTRAFDLPSLRGCLLGVEDPPNREFWVGYESAAFDQGSIIRGQTTRTFDVRADVLVDANQTEPVTYAVERDADCEGERSSPTLVVWVVDDRN
- a CDS encoding ArsR/SmtB family transcription factor; translated protein: MSLLPSRDPAIPDAEPRVIGVDSEDADDVLSALSAGTARKLLSELNREPAPPGELADRVDTSLQNAQYHLKKLKKAGAVEIVDTAYSEKGREMDVYAPANQPLVICAGDEQETSGLRAALANFLGGLAIVGFASLLVQQVFGASLFGGPTVQSGSADTVSQNPSFYLDDGAVADGGTETAVGAIDAATQGGTAAVSGLSPGLAFFAGGAFVLVALVAIWYVR
- a CDS encoding aminopeptidase, whose protein sequence is MDSRIREHASVVVDHSLDLSEGDNLVIDAHPVSEDLVVALHELAADRGVNPLVVQDRLGERYTRAYLRNREEFETPSHVMALYEEMDAYIAIRGSANVTETSDVDPETNAAYSQAQRPLLDERLSKPWCLTQYPAAANAQLAQMSTEGYENFVWDAVNKDWDAVKEHQSQMVDILDPADEVHIVSGDTTDVRMSVAGNPTLNDYGERNLPGGEVFTAPVADSVEGEVLFDKPLYHQGREITGVSLRFENGQVVSHSAEKNEALLTEVLDTDEGARYLGELGIGMNRDIDRFTYNMLFDEKMGDTVHMAVGRAYEDTVGEENEQNESAVHVDMIVDMSEDSYIEVDGERVQEDGTFIFEE